One part of the Bradyrhizobium sp. CB1650 genome encodes these proteins:
- the ftsE gene encoding cell division ATP-binding protein FtsE, with protein sequence MVRFENVGLRYGLGPEILRDLSFQIPAHSFQFLTGPSGAGKTSLLRLLFLSHRPTRGLINLFGHDISQLGKDEIADLRKRIGIVLQDFRLLDHMTTYENVALPFRVMGRSESSYRKEVIDLLRWVGLGDRMDALPPILSGGEKQRAAIARAVISRPQLLLADEPTGSVDPTLGRRLLRLFIELNKSGTAVIIATHDITLMDQYEARRLVLHQGRLHVYE encoded by the coding sequence TTGGTTCGGTTCGAAAATGTCGGACTGCGTTACGGTCTGGGGCCAGAGATCCTGCGCGACCTGAGCTTCCAGATTCCGGCGCATTCCTTCCAGTTTCTCACCGGCCCGTCCGGCGCCGGCAAGACCTCGCTGCTGCGCCTGCTGTTCCTGTCGCATCGGCCGACGCGCGGCCTGATCAATTTGTTCGGCCATGACATCTCGCAGCTCGGCAAGGACGAGATCGCCGACTTGCGCAAGCGCATCGGCATCGTGCTCCAGGATTTCCGCCTGCTCGACCACATGACGACCTATGAGAACGTGGCGCTGCCGTTCCGGGTCATGGGCCGTAGCGAATCGAGCTATCGCAAGGAGGTCATCGATCTCTTGCGCTGGGTGGGGCTCGGCGATCGCATGGATGCGCTGCCGCCGATCCTGTCCGGCGGCGAGAAGCAGCGCGCCGCGATCGCGCGCGCCGTGATCTCGCGGCCACAGCTCCTGCTCGCGGACGAGCCGACCGGCAGCGTCGATCCGACGCTGGGGCGCCGTCTGCTGCGCCTGTTCATCGAACTCAACAAGTCCGGCACCGCCGTCATCATCGCGACTCACGACATTACGCTGATGGACCAGTACGAGGCACGGCGGCTGGTGCTCCACCAGGGACGGCTGCACGTCTATGAGTAG
- a CDS encoding ABC transporter permease — MSRTEERGVLVDLGQERPPLPAKARNMAPIVPRASIHGRALVAVVAIMTFLASMTTGTVLLVSASAAEWQSDVASEITIQVRPQAGRDIERDTAAVTEAMRAQAGIVEVKPFSKEESGKLLEPWLGTGLSMDDLPVPRMIIARVQPGTPLDLAALRARVTQAAPSASVDDHRAWIERMRSMTNATVLAGLGILALVIVATIISVSFATRGAMAANRPIVEVLHFVGAGDRYIANRFLRHFLRLGLEGGVIGGGIAMLVFGFSESIAGWFSGTPVGDQFAALLGTFSLRPSGYVVLAIQALAIGAITAVASRQTLFATLNDVD, encoded by the coding sequence ATGAGTAGGACCGAAGAGCGCGGCGTGCTGGTTGACCTCGGACAGGAGCGTCCGCCGCTGCCGGCCAAAGCGCGCAACATGGCGCCGATCGTGCCGCGTGCCTCGATTCACGGCCGCGCGCTGGTCGCCGTCGTTGCCATCATGACTTTCCTCGCCTCGATGACGACCGGCACGGTATTGCTGGTCAGCGCCTCGGCGGCGGAATGGCAATCCGATGTCGCGAGCGAAATCACCATCCAGGTCCGCCCGCAGGCCGGGCGCGACATCGAGCGCGATACCGCTGCCGTCACGGAGGCGATGCGCGCGCAAGCGGGCATCGTCGAGGTCAAGCCGTTCAGCAAGGAAGAATCCGGCAAGCTGCTCGAGCCGTGGCTCGGCACCGGCCTGTCGATGGACGATCTGCCGGTGCCGCGCATGATCATTGCCCGCGTGCAGCCGGGCACGCCGCTCGACCTCGCTGCCTTGCGCGCCCGTGTGACGCAGGCGGCGCCAAGCGCAAGCGTCGATGATCACCGCGCCTGGATCGAGCGCATGCGCTCGATGACCAATGCGACCGTGCTCGCCGGCCTCGGTATCCTCGCGCTCGTGATCGTCGCGACCATCATCTCGGTCTCGTTCGCAACCCGCGGCGCGATGGCGGCGAACCGCCCGATCGTCGAGGTCTTGCATTTCGTGGGCGCCGGCGACCGCTATATCGCCAACCGTTTCCTGCGGCATTTCCTCCGCTTGGGGCTCGAGGGCGGTGTGATCGGCGGCGGCATCGCCATGCTGGTATTCGGCTTCTCCGAGTCGATCGCCGGCTGGTTCTCGGGTACCCCGGTCGGCGATCAATTTGCCGCCCTGCTCGGCACCTTCTCGCTGCGGCCGTCGGGGTACGTCGTGCTCGCAATACAGGCACTTGCGATCGGCGCGATCACAGCGGTCGCCTCGCGCCAGACGCTGTTCGCGACTCTGAACGATGTCGATTAG
- a CDS encoding YdcF family protein, translated as MTSPTDDRSPNLPRGWLRATVVSAVALAFVAAAAGFVAFLAQLRGAELAPDRKADGIVVLTGGSSRVSDAMELLAAGYGRRLLISGVHPTSTANDISRTLPENQSFMRCCVDLDRTAVSTRGNAAEARRWAQERGFKSLIVVTSNYHMPRALVEFSHAMPETALIPFAVVGDKWREEPWWTSASTLRLLLSEYVKYIAAELRVRLEDFGVDLAPEVSEQPAGQPPRRPATAQAN; from the coding sequence ATGACCTCGCCAACCGACGATCGATCGCCGAACCTGCCGCGCGGCTGGCTGCGCGCGACCGTCGTGTCGGCGGTCGCGCTCGCCTTCGTCGCGGCGGCAGCAGGCTTCGTCGCGTTCCTGGCGCAACTGCGCGGCGCCGAGCTCGCGCCGGACCGCAAGGCCGACGGCATCGTGGTGCTGACCGGCGGCTCCTCGCGGGTGTCGGACGCAATGGAGCTGCTGGCGGCCGGCTACGGCAGGCGGCTCCTGATCTCGGGCGTGCACCCGACCAGTACGGCAAACGACATCTCCCGAACGCTGCCGGAAAACCAGTCCTTCATGCGTTGCTGCGTCGATCTCGACCGGACCGCGGTCTCGACCCGCGGCAATGCGGCGGAGGCGCGGCGCTGGGCGCAGGAGCGCGGCTTCAAGTCGCTGATCGTGGTCACATCGAACTATCACATGCCGCGGGCGCTGGTGGAGTTCTCGCATGCGATGCCGGAGACGGCGCTGATCCCGTTCGCGGTGGTCGGTGACAAATGGCGCGAGGAGCCGTGGTGGACTTCGGCCTCGACGTTGCGGCTGCTCCTGTCGGAATATGTCAAGTACATCGCGGCCGAGCTCAGGGTGCGGCTGGAGGATTTCGGGGTTGACCTTGCACCCGAAGTGTCGGAGCAGCCTGCGGGCCAGCCGCCGAGGCGGCCCGCCACGGCACAGGCCAATTGA
- a CDS encoding lysophospholipid acyltransferase family protein translates to MFLIFLRSLVFNVLFYTVFVVLAIVALPTFLMPVRALLTVAGWWANASLFLMRVICNIRVEFRGQEKIPKGPLLVASKHQSMWETFALLQFFDRPIFILKRQLMTIPVFGQFLVKTGMIAIDRTAGVKALLDMTRRAREAVRGGCQLVIFPEGTRRAPGAPPDYKTGFAQIYSACGVPCLPVALNSGLFWPRRTFMRYPGTLVVEFLEPLPPGLPKDEYVARVRDVIEEATSRIVEAGRKEQERLIGTAPSYAAASN, encoded by the coding sequence ATGTTCCTGATTTTCCTGCGCTCGCTCGTGTTCAACGTGCTGTTTTACACCGTGTTCGTTGTGCTCGCGATCGTGGCGCTGCCGACCTTCCTGATGCCGGTGCGGGCGCTGCTGACGGTTGCGGGATGGTGGGCAAATGCCAGCCTGTTCCTGATGCGCGTGATCTGCAACATCAGGGTGGAATTCCGCGGGCAGGAGAAGATCCCAAAGGGACCGTTGCTGGTGGCTTCCAAGCATCAGTCGATGTGGGAGACGTTCGCGCTGCTCCAGTTCTTCGATCGACCGATCTTCATCCTCAAGCGGCAGCTCATGACCATTCCGGTGTTCGGCCAGTTCCTGGTCAAGACGGGCATGATTGCGATCGATCGCACCGCCGGCGTCAAGGCGCTCCTGGACATGACGCGGCGGGCGCGCGAAGCCGTGCGCGGTGGTTGCCAGCTCGTGATCTTCCCCGAAGGCACGCGCCGTGCGCCCGGCGCACCGCCCGACTACAAGACCGGCTTCGCCCAGATCTATTCTGCCTGCGGCGTGCCGTGCCTGCCGGTCGCGCTCAACTCCGGCCTGTTCTGGCCGCGCCGCACCTTCATGCGCTATCCGGGCACGCTGGTGGTGGAATTCCTCGAACCGCTGCCCCCGGGCCTGCCGAAGGACGAGTACGTCGCACGCGTGCGCGATGTCATCGAAGAGGCGACCAGCCGCATCGTCGAAGCCGGCCGCAAGGAGCAGGAGCGGCTGATCGGGACCGCGCCGAGCTACGCGGCGGCGAGCAACTAA
- a CDS encoding gamma-glutamylcyclotransferase yields MSEITLPSVTSATGDLWVFGYGSLIWRPGFEFEERVPARLVGEHRALCVYSFVHRGTPEKPGLVLGLDRGGACRGIAFRVAEKNRTEVIAYLREREQVTSVYREVMRSVWLENDARQRVSALTYVVDRGHVQYAGRLSLAEQHRHVLQGHGQSGANRDYVTATVKAIEAEGFRDTQLHQLATMLHGDAHTLHAPAPAEDHENR; encoded by the coding sequence ATGTCGGAAATCACCCTCCCCTCCGTCACCTCCGCCACGGGCGACCTCTGGGTGTTCGGATACGGCTCCCTGATCTGGCGGCCGGGCTTCGAATTCGAGGAACGCGTCCCGGCGCGGCTGGTCGGCGAGCACCGCGCGCTCTGCGTCTATTCCTTCGTGCATCGCGGTACGCCGGAGAAGCCGGGCCTCGTGCTCGGACTCGACCGCGGCGGGGCCTGCCGCGGCATCGCCTTCCGCGTCGCCGAAAAGAACCGCACCGAGGTGATCGCCTACTTGCGCGAACGCGAGCAGGTGACGTCGGTCTATCGCGAGGTGATGCGCTCGGTATGGCTCGAGAACGATGCGCGGCAGCGCGTATCCGCGCTCACCTATGTCGTCGACCGAGGCCACGTCCAATATGCCGGACGGCTGTCGCTCGCCGAGCAGCACCGCCACGTGCTCCAGGGCCACGGCCAGTCAGGCGCCAACCGCGATTACGTGACCGCAACGGTCAAGGCGATCGAAGCCGAAGGCTTTCGCGACACGCAGCTCCATCAGCTTGCGACGATGTTGCATGGTGACGCGCATACCCTGCACGCGCCGGCTCCGGCTGAAGACCACGAGAATCGTTAG
- a CDS encoding DUF2125 domain-containing protein produces the protein MSDMTVAAGRRSRWGLFIAPVLLLILAAAWSGFWFYAASQAETAVDAWRAQEAKSGRIYDCAKRSIAGFPFRFEVRCSGASVALVSQSASKTPFTAKLDNILVVAQVYDPKLVIAEFSAPATLTDGVTQTSFVVNWSKGRSSVFGLPAVPERASVVFDDPSINRLDGTVQVPMARAKQVELHGRLADGSSRDHPVIETVFQIAQGSIQGLHPLLAEPFEADVRAKVTGLSDLTPKPWPQRFREIQAAGGHVEIVQSRIQQGEMIAVAAGTLGLSANGRLDGELQMTVAGLERVIPALGLEKMLDEGVPQSTLDRVAPGVKTQDLNNLFGALDRAIPGLGKVVKQNANVGLAAGINSLGTESTLEGKKARSFPLRFADGAVLLGPIKVGQIPPLY, from the coding sequence ATGTCCGATATGACCGTTGCCGCAGGCCGGCGCTCGCGTTGGGGCCTTTTCATCGCGCCCGTCCTCCTCCTGATCCTCGCCGCCGCCTGGAGCGGGTTCTGGTTCTATGCCGCCTCGCAGGCTGAGACGGCCGTCGACGCCTGGCGCGCGCAGGAGGCCAAGTCCGGCCGCATCTATGATTGCGCCAAGCGCTCGATCGCGGGCTTCCCGTTCCGCTTCGAGGTCCGGTGCTCCGGCGCCAGCGTCGCCCTGGTGTCGCAGAGCGCAAGCAAGACGCCGTTCACGGCGAAGCTCGACAACATCCTGGTCGTGGCCCAAGTCTATGATCCCAAGCTCGTCATCGCCGAATTCTCGGCGCCCGCGACGCTGACAGACGGCGTCACGCAGACCTCATTCGTGGTGAACTGGAGCAAGGGCCGCAGCAGCGTGTTCGGCCTGCCGGCCGTGCCGGAGCGCGCCTCGGTCGTGTTCGACGATCCCAGCATCAACCGCCTCGACGGCACCGTCCAGGTGCCGATGGCGCGCGCGAAACAGGTCGAGCTGCATGGGCGCCTCGCGGACGGATCGTCGCGCGATCATCCCGTCATCGAGACCGTGTTCCAGATAGCGCAGGGCAGCATCCAGGGCTTGCACCCGCTGCTCGCCGAGCCGTTCGAGGCAGACGTTCGGGCGAAGGTCACCGGGCTTTCCGACCTCACGCCGAAGCCGTGGCCGCAGCGTTTCCGCGAGATCCAGGCCGCCGGCGGCCATGTCGAAATCGTGCAGTCGCGGATCCAGCAGGGCGAGATGATCGCGGTCGCGGCCGGCACGCTCGGTCTTTCCGCCAATGGCCGCCTCGATGGCGAATTGCAGATGACGGTGGCGGGCCTCGAGCGGGTGATCCCGGCGCTCGGTCTCGAGAAGATGCTGGACGAGGGCGTGCCGCAATCGACACTCGACCGCGTCGCGCCCGGCGTGAAGACGCAGGACCTCAACAATCTGTTCGGCGCGCTCGATCGCGCCATTCCCGGCCTCGGCAAGGTCGTCAAGCAGAACGCCAATGTCGGGCTTGCCGCCGGCATCAATTCGCTCGGCACCGAGAGCACGCTGGAAGGCAAGAAGGCTCGCAGCTTCCCCTTACGCTTCGCCGATGGCGCCGTGCTGCTAGGTCCGATCAAGGTCGGGCAGATCCCGCCGCTCTATTGA
- a CDS encoding prephenate/arogenate dehydrogenase family protein, which yields MSALPHFQRVALIGFGLIGGSIARAAKLQGLAGEIVTTARSEKTRARVVELGIVDEVVATNAEAVKDADLVVLCIPVGACGPVAQEISAHLKQGAIISDVGSVKGAIVKDMAPHLPQGVHFVPAHPVAGTEHSGPDSGFAELFINRWCILTPPEGTESAAVERLRAFWTALGAKVEVMTPDHHDLVLAITSHLPHLIAYTIVGTADELAQVTESEVIKFSAGGFRDFTRIAASDPTMWRDVFLANKEAVLEMLGTFNEDLAKLTRAIRRGDGEALFEHFTRTRAIRRGIVEIGQDSAAPDFGRPHPALEKK from the coding sequence ATGAGCGCGCTTCCGCACTTCCAGCGCGTCGCGCTGATCGGCTTCGGGCTGATCGGCGGCTCGATCGCGCGGGCTGCCAAGCTCCAGGGGCTTGCGGGGGAGATCGTCACCACCGCACGCTCGGAGAAGACGCGCGCGCGGGTCGTCGAGCTCGGCATCGTCGATGAGGTCGTGGCAACCAATGCGGAGGCGGTGAAGGACGCCGATCTCGTCGTCCTCTGCATCCCCGTCGGCGCCTGCGGACCGGTGGCGCAGGAGATATCAGCGCATCTGAAGCAGGGCGCGATCATCTCCGACGTCGGTTCGGTCAAGGGCGCCATCGTGAAGGATATGGCGCCGCATCTGCCGCAAGGCGTTCATTTCGTCCCGGCGCACCCCGTCGCGGGCACCGAACATTCGGGTCCCGACTCCGGCTTCGCCGAGCTCTTCATCAACCGCTGGTGCATTCTCACCCCGCCGGAAGGGACCGAAAGCGCCGCGGTCGAGCGGCTGCGTGCGTTCTGGACGGCGCTCGGCGCCAAGGTCGAGGTGATGACGCCGGATCATCATGACCTCGTGCTCGCGATCACCAGCCATCTGCCGCATCTGATCGCCTACACCATCGTCGGTACCGCCGACGAGCTGGCGCAGGTGACGGAATCCGAGGTGATCAAGTTCTCAGCCGGCGGTTTCCGCGACTTCACCCGCATCGCGGCGTCCGATCCGACGATGTGGCGCGACGTCTTCCTCGCCAACAAGGAAGCCGTGCTGGAGATGCTCGGCACATTCAACGAGGATCTCGCAAAGCTCACCCGCGCGATCCGGCGCGGCGACGGCGAAGCCCTGTTCGAGCACTTCACCCGCACCCGCGCCATCCGCCGTGGCATCGTCGAGATCGGCCAGGATTCGGCCGCGCCGGACTTCGGCCGGCCGCACCCGGCGCTCGAGAAGAAATGA
- the hisC gene encoding histidinol-phosphate transaminase — translation MSRPVPNPGILDIAPYTPGKSPVPEPGRKVFKLSANETPFGPSPKAIEAFKHVATHLEDYPEGTSRVLREAIGRSFGLDPNRIICGAGSDEILNLLAHTYLSQGDEAISTTHGFLVYPIATMANGARNIVAPEKDFTADVDAILQAVTPRTKLVWLANPNNPTGTYLPFDEVKRLRAGLPSHVLLVLDAAYCDYVSRNDYEMGIELVATTENTVVTHTFSKIHGLAALRIGWMFGPEHIIDAVNRIRGPFNVSTPAMYAAAAAIEDTAHQAMSKQFTETWRNRLTEEIGKLGLKVTPSVANFVLIHFPTDRGKTSDDADAFLTKRGLVLRALKNYGLPHALRMTIGTEEANRLVVEGLRDFMAGK, via the coding sequence ATGTCCCGCCCCGTGCCGAATCCCGGCATTCTCGATATTGCGCCCTACACGCCCGGAAAGAGTCCGGTGCCGGAGCCGGGCCGCAAGGTGTTCAAGCTGTCGGCCAACGAGACGCCGTTCGGGCCCTCGCCCAAGGCGATCGAGGCCTTCAAGCACGTGGCGACGCATCTGGAGGACTATCCAGAGGGCACCTCGCGCGTGCTGCGTGAGGCGATCGGCCGTTCCTTCGGTCTCGACCCGAACCGCATCATCTGCGGGGCCGGCTCGGACGAGATCCTCAACCTGCTCGCCCACACCTATCTCAGCCAAGGCGACGAAGCGATCTCCACGACCCACGGCTTCCTGGTCTATCCGATCGCAACCATGGCGAACGGAGCCAGGAACATCGTGGCGCCCGAGAAGGACTTCACCGCCGACGTCGACGCCATCCTCCAGGCGGTGACGCCGCGCACCAAGCTGGTCTGGCTCGCCAACCCCAACAATCCGACCGGCACCTATCTGCCGTTCGACGAGGTCAAGCGCCTGCGCGCCGGCCTGCCCTCGCACGTCCTGCTGGTGCTCGACGCCGCCTATTGCGACTACGTTTCTCGAAACGACTACGAGATGGGGATCGAACTCGTCGCCACGACCGAGAACACCGTGGTGACGCACACCTTCTCCAAGATCCACGGCCTTGCGGCCCTGCGCATCGGCTGGATGTTCGGCCCCGAGCACATCATCGACGCGGTCAACCGCATCCGCGGCCCCTTCAACGTGTCGACGCCGGCGATGTACGCCGCGGCCGCCGCGATCGAGGACACCGCACATCAAGCCATGTCGAAGCAGTTCACCGAGACCTGGCGCAACCGGCTGACCGAGGAGATCGGCAAGCTCGGGCTCAAGGTGACGCCGAGCGTTGCCAATTTCGTGCTGATCCACTTCCCGACGGACAGAGGCAAGACCTCGGATGACGCCGACGCCTTCCTGACCAAGCGGGGCCTCGTGCTGCGGGCGCTGAAGAACTACGGCCTGCCGCATGCGCTGCGCATGACCATCGGCACCGAGGAGGCCAACCGCCTCGTGGTCGAGGGCCTGCGCGACTTCATGGCCGGCAAATGA
- a CDS encoding chorismate mutase, whose product MSQRPPAPPSLQELRKEIDAIDEGMHRLLMQRGDIIDRLIQVKQTQEVGSAFRPAREADMMRHLVQRHRGILPLDTVESIWRVIISTFTYVQAPFAVHADVSVSEPAMRDSARFHFGFTVPYVAHFSAQAAVEAVAKSKGDLALVSATSSRTPWWLTLEETGAPKIIARLPFVERADHPAALPVFVVSRVADSAMVTEVETFSVRVSGWNAEIARALSPLAEIVAVPDTAFDGAALLISVTAATSLDKIKAALIDAGASVRSTALVGSHATRYTVPPTGTKS is encoded by the coding sequence ATGTCCCAACGTCCGCCCGCGCCACCATCGTTGCAGGAATTGCGCAAGGAGATCGATGCGATCGACGAGGGCATGCATCGCCTCCTGATGCAGCGTGGCGACATCATCGACCGCCTGATCCAGGTGAAGCAGACCCAGGAGGTGGGCTCCGCGTTCCGGCCCGCGCGCGAGGCCGACATGATGCGCCACCTCGTCCAGCGCCATCGCGGCATCCTGCCTCTCGACACGGTCGAGAGCATCTGGCGCGTCATCATCTCGACGTTCACCTACGTCCAGGCGCCGTTCGCGGTGCATGCCGACGTCTCGGTGAGCGAGCCCGCGATGCGCGATTCCGCGCGCTTCCATTTCGGCTTCACCGTGCCTTATGTCGCGCATTTCAGCGCGCAGGCGGCGGTCGAAGCCGTGGCGAAATCCAAGGGCGATCTGGCGCTGGTCTCGGCGACCTCCAGCCGCACGCCGTGGTGGCTGACGCTGGAAGAGACCGGCGCGCCGAAGATCATCGCGCGCCTGCCCTTCGTCGAGCGTGCCGACCATCCGGCGGCTCTGCCTGTGTTCGTGGTCTCGCGCGTCGCCGACAGCGCCATGGTGACGGAGGTCGAGACCTTCAGCGTGCGCGTGTCCGGGTGGAATGCCGAGATCGCACGCGCCCTGTCGCCGCTCGCCGAGATCGTCGCGGTGCCCGATACCGCCTTCGACGGCGCGGCGCTCTTGATCTCGGTCACCGCGGCGACCAGCCTCGACAAGATCAAGGCAGCCCTGATCGACGCGGGGGCCTCGGTCCGCTCCACAGCCCTCGTCGGCAGCCACGCAACGCGCTATACGGTGCCCCCGACCGGGACGAAATCGTAA
- a CDS encoding homoserine O-acetyltransferase, which translates to MVGVKAIPSPAISADDRSHEVDHPSSEVAHFGADQPLSLDCGIDLSPFQIAYQTYGELNAERTNAVLICHALTGDQHVANVHPVTGKPGWWETLVGPGRPLDTSQYFVICANVIGGCMGSTGPASINPATGKVWGLDFPIITIPDMVRAQAMLIDRLGIDTLFAVVGGSMGGMQVLQWTAAYPGRVFSALAIACSTRHSAQNIAFHELGRQAVMADPDWHNGRYTDHDIHPHRGLAVARMAAHITYLSDAALHRKFGRRMQDRELPTFSFDADFQVESYLRYQGSSFVERFDANSYLYLTRAMDYFDIAADHDGVLANAFAGIQTRFCVVSFTSDWLFPTSESRALVHALNASSARVSFAEIETDRGHDAFLLDVPEFFDISRAFLQSAGKARGLTSKGG; encoded by the coding sequence ATGGTTGGCGTCAAGGCGATTCCCAGTCCCGCGATCAGTGCCGACGACCGGTCGCACGAGGTGGATCATCCGAGCTCGGAGGTCGCGCATTTCGGCGCCGATCAGCCGCTGTCGCTCGATTGCGGCATCGATCTTTCGCCGTTCCAGATCGCTTACCAGACCTATGGCGAGCTCAACGCCGAGCGCACCAATGCCGTCCTGATCTGTCATGCGCTGACCGGCGACCAGCATGTCGCCAACGTGCATCCCGTCACCGGCAAGCCGGGCTGGTGGGAGACCCTCGTCGGTCCCGGCCGGCCGCTCGATACCAGCCAGTACTTCGTCATCTGTGCCAACGTGATCGGTGGCTGCATGGGCTCGACCGGCCCCGCCTCGATCAATCCTGCGACCGGCAAGGTGTGGGGCCTGGATTTCCCGATCATCACCATTCCCGACATGGTGCGCGCGCAGGCGATGCTGATCGACCGGCTCGGCATCGACACACTGTTTGCGGTGGTCGGCGGCTCTATGGGCGGCATGCAGGTGCTGCAATGGACCGCGGCCTATCCCGGCCGTGTGTTCTCCGCGCTGGCGATTGCCTGCTCGACACGGCATTCGGCACAGAACATTGCCTTCCACGAGCTCGGCCGGCAGGCGGTGATGGCCGATCCCGACTGGCACAATGGCCGCTACACCGATCACGACATCCATCCGCATCGCGGTCTCGCGGTGGCGCGGATGGCGGCGCATATCACCTATCTCTCGGACGCCGCGCTGCACCGCAAGTTCGGCCGGCGCATGCAGGATCGTGAGCTGCCGACCTTCTCGTTCGATGCGGATTTCCAGGTCGAGAGCTATCTGCGTTATCAGGGCTCGTCCTTCGTCGAGCGGTTCGACGCCAACAGCTATCTCTACCTGACGCGCGCGATGGATTACTTCGACATCGCTGCTGATCACGACGGCGTGCTGGCGAACGCGTTCGCCGGCATCCAGACCCGCTTCTGCGTGGTCTCCTTCACCAGCGACTGGCTGTTCCCGACCTCGGAATCGCGTGCGCTGGTGCACGCATTGAACGCGTCGAGCGCACGAGTGTCGTTCGCCGAGATCGAGACCGATCGCGGCCATGACGCCTTCCTGCTCGACGTGCCCGAATTCTTCGATATCTCCCGCGCTTTCCTGCAATCGGCAGGCAAGGCCCGCGGGCTCACCAGCAAGGGCGGCTGA
- the metW gene encoding methionine biosynthesis protein MetW, whose amino-acid sequence MSVQEVLPLNGVAAEHFGDFRADHLLVAEMVKPGSKVLDVGCGDGDLLQLLETRGIDGRGIELSREGVNRCVAKGLAVVQGDADTDLVNYPDDAFDYVILSQTLQATRQPRVVLENLLRIGQRAIVSFPNFGYWKMRLQLLIGGHMPRTENLPATWYDTANIHFCTIKDFVELCDAIHVKMERAEALDLYGRPLRVRLPWWVWNLFGEQGVFLLSRGRRR is encoded by the coding sequence ATGTCCGTGCAAGAAGTGCTGCCCCTCAATGGCGTTGCCGCCGAGCATTTCGGTGACTTTCGCGCCGACCATCTGCTGGTCGCCGAGATGGTGAAGCCGGGCTCGAAAGTGCTCGACGTCGGCTGCGGCGACGGCGACCTGCTTCAGCTTCTGGAGACGCGCGGCATCGACGGGCGCGGCATCGAGCTGTCGCGCGAGGGCGTCAACCGCTGCGTCGCCAAGGGGCTTGCGGTGGTGCAGGGCGACGCCGACACCGATCTCGTCAACTATCCCGATGACGCCTTCGACTACGTGATCCTGTCGCAGACGCTTCAGGCGACGCGGCAGCCGCGGGTGGTGCTGGAGAACCTGCTGCGCATCGGACAGCGGGCGATCGTCTCGTTCCCGAACTTCGGCTACTGGAAGATGCGGCTGCAGCTCCTGATCGGCGGCCACATGCCGCGCACGGAGAACCTGCCGGCGACCTGGTACGACACCGCCAACATTCACTTCTGCACGATCAAGGATTTCGTCGAGCTCTGCGACGCGATCCACGTCAAGATGGAGCGCGCCGAGGCGCTCGACCTCTATGGCCGTCCCTTGCGGGTGCGGCTGCCGTGGTGGGTGTGGAATCTGTTCGGCGAGCAGGGGGTGTTTCTGCTGAGCCGGGGCCGACGGAGGTAG
- a CDS encoding alpha/beta hydrolase has protein sequence MPHATTRDDVRIYFEEAGQGTPIIFLHEFAADYTNWEPQMRYFSRGHRCITYSARGYTPSDVPPGEVYTYKHFYTDALAVLDHLKIDRAHLVGLSMGAYSSLQIGLNAPERALSMTLAGVGSGSELENLDAWRKQCRANAEQFETLGSTEVAKVTREAPSRIPFLVKDPRGHADFYAALARHDARGSANTMRGFQGGRPSIYTMTDAIRSVATPALIICGDEDDPCVGPSLFLKQHLPAAGLAMFPKSGHVLNLEEPALFNATVERFVTLVEAGRWPVRDPRSVPAD, from the coding sequence ATGCCCCACGCCACGACTAGGGACGACGTCCGCATCTATTTCGAAGAAGCGGGCCAGGGAACGCCGATCATTTTTCTGCACGAGTTCGCGGCCGACTACACCAATTGGGAGCCGCAGATGCGCTACTTTTCGCGCGGCCACCGCTGCATCACCTATTCCGCACGCGGCTACACGCCGTCGGACGTGCCGCCGGGCGAGGTCTACACCTACAAGCATTTCTACACCGACGCGCTCGCCGTGCTCGATCATCTCAAGATCGATCGCGCACATCTCGTCGGACTCTCGATGGGGGCGTATTCGTCGCTGCAGATCGGCCTCAACGCGCCGGAGCGCGCATTGTCGATGACGCTCGCCGGCGTCGGCTCCGGCTCGGAGCTCGAGAACCTCGATGCGTGGCGCAAGCAGTGCCGCGCCAATGCCGAACAGTTCGAGACGCTTGGCTCCACTGAGGTCGCCAAGGTCACGCGGGAGGCGCCGAGCCGGATTCCCTTCCTGGTGAAGGACCCGCGCGGCCATGCCGATTTCTACGCGGCGCTGGCGCGGCATGACGCCAGGGGATCGGCCAACACGATGCGCGGCTTCCAGGGCGGCCGCCCCTCGATCTATACGATGACGGATGCGATCAGAAGCGTCGCAACACCCGCGCTGATCATCTGCGGCGACGAGGACGATCCGTGCGTCGGGCCGAGCCTGTTCCTGAAGCAGCATTTGCCGGCGGCCGGGCTCGCGATGTTTCCGAAGTCGGGCCACGTGCTCAATCTCGAGGAGCCCGCGCTGTTCAACGCGACGGTGGAGCGGTTCGTCACGCTGGTGGAAGCCGGGCGATGGCCGGTGCGCGATCCGAGGTCGGTGCCTGCGGACTAG